One window from the genome of Cryptomeria japonica chromosome 6, Sugi_1.0, whole genome shotgun sequence encodes:
- the LOC131070730 gene encoding G-type lectin S-receptor-like serine/threonine-protein kinase At2g19130 produces the protein MSWLKLLLTVLAILVHLHRFNSQDVYVYGADTIPLGGSLSGNQTIISKNGTFELGFLSPTGTNNWYVGIWYAQIPEKTIIWVANREIPLRNMPGVLKLSTDGNLRLFDLDGRSIWSSDNMVEASRARMLDSGNFVLVGAHDTSVFVWESFKHPTDTWLPGIKQWKGLQLTSWRSSWDPAPGYFSFGMDPSPQSKQILLLYNESITYWYSGQWTGDHFSDLPELVDQKMVSLSFVTVSPLKSYLIFTLNPQIASAKARFVLDKSGQLRMYFWVQEIGWNLVWSAPADGCNVYGVCGDYGACNSNNMQFCSCLQGFITKNNRAWNSQQWWASGCVRRDPLQCTVNGSTDGFLQVTDKFLSNEQSVSYPQEVMLEGCQAACLNNCSCTAFAITGSSPPVCQLWFGELLNVRDSSDNSSVYIRLAASDFGEPSSMRARRIREIYISVAAIAFFIAVLALVFAAWRLRRSNLQPQKLVEDDTPAFLRMFTYKELQTATENFKHKLGSGAFGSVYKGSLPDNTLVAVKKLEVSGHAEKQFRAEISTIGSIQHVNLVSLRGFCAEKRKRLLVYEYMAYGSLDSFLFPRDSEEKVLNWNARFQIAVGAARGLVYLHEECRDRIIHCDIKPENILLDVDFSPKVADFGMAKIVGRDFSRVLTTARGTRGYVAPEWIYGLPITPKADVYSFGMMLLEIISGRRNVDLHLQMSMQFFPTWAAAQLESGNIVGIVDERIAHIVDIEEVRRTFVVGRLCIKEDENDRPSMSQVLQMLEGTMRSEIV, from the coding sequence ATGAGCTGGTTGAAATTATTGTTGACAGTGCTTGCAATACTTGTGCATCTGCACAGGTTCAATTCCCAGGATGTTTATGTTTATGGAGCAGATACCATTCCGCTGGGAGGCTCGCTCAGTGGAAATCAAACCATTATATCAAAGAACGGAACTTTTGAATTGGGATTTTTAAGTCCCACCGGAACCAATAATTGGTATGTTGGTATCTGGTATGCCCAGATTCCAGAGAAGACCATTATCTGGGTAGCCAATAGGGAGATTCCTCTCAGAAACATGCCAGGagtattaaaactgtctactgacgGGAATCTCAGACTGTTTGATTTAGATGGGCGATCAATTTGGTCATCCGACAACATGGTGGAAGCCTCTCGGGCAAGGATGTTGGATTCTGGCAATTTCGTCCTGGTAGGGGCGCACGATACTTCTGTGTTTGTTTGGGAAAGTTTCAAGCATCCGACGGATACGTGGTTGCCAGGGATAAAGCAGTGGAAAGGCCTTCAACTGACGTCTTGGAGAAGTAGTTGGGATCCAGCGCCTGGATATTTCTCTTTCGGAATGGATCCATCTCCACAAAGTAAGCAGATTCTGCTGCTTTATAACGAGAGCATTACATACTGGTACAGCGGACAGTGGACTGGTGACCATTTCAGTGATCTTCCGGAATTGGTAGATCAAAAGATGGTGTCCTTGTCTTTTGTGACCGTTTCTCCTTTAAAATCATACTTGATCTTCACATTGAATCCACAGATTGCAAGTGCCAAGGCGCGGTTTGTTTTGGACAAGAGTGGGCAACTGAGAATGTACTTTTGGGTTCAAGAGATTGGGTGGAACTTGGTGTGGTCAGCACCAGCAGATGGATGTAATGTGTATGGCGTCTGTGGGGATTACGGAGCATGCAACAGCAACAATATGCAATTTTGCAGCTGTCTTCAGGGCTTCATCACTAAAAACAATCGTGCCTGGAATTCCCAACAGTGGTGGGCGAGTGGCTGCGTTCGACGAGATCCCCTGCAATGCACTGTCAATGGCTCCACTGACGGTTTTCTGCAAGTGACAGACAAATTCTTGAGCAACGAACAATCTGTTTCTTACCCACAAGAAGTAATGCTTGAGGGATGTCAGGCCGCCTGTCTGAACAATTGCTCCTGCACCGCTTTCGCTATCACTGGTTCTAGTCCTCCTGTTTGTCAATTATGGTTCGGAGAGTTATTAAATGTTCGCGATTCATCTGATAACAGTTCTGTTTACATTCGGTTGGCTGCTTCCGATTTCGGGGAGCCGTCATCCATGCGAGCACGTAGAATCCGTGAGATTTATATTTCAGTTGCTGCAATTGCATTTTTCATTGCTGTTTTGGCCCTTGTGTTCGCAGCATGGAGACTTCGCCGTTCAAATCTACAGCCGCAGAAATTAGTCGAGGATGACACGCCAGCGTTCCTGAGGATGTTCACCTACAAAGAGCTGCAAACTGCGACAGAGAATTTCAAGCATAAGCTGGGAAGCGGAGCCTTCGGCTCCGTCTACAAAGGATCTCTACCAGACAATACACTTGTAGCCGTTAAAAAATTAGAGGTTTCAGGGCACGCAGAGAAGCAATTCCGTGCGGAAATAAGCACAATTGGAAGCATACAACATGTGAATTTGGTCAGCCTTCGTGGGTTCTGTGCAGAGAAGCGTAAAAGGCTACTGGTTTATGAGTACATGGCCTATGGCTCTTTGGATTCCTTCTTATTCCCGCGAGATTCAGAAGAGAAGGTGTTGAACTGGAATGCCAGATTTCAAATAGCAGTGGGTGCTGCTCGAGGATTAGTTTATCTTCACGAGGAATGCAGAGATCGCATAATTCACTGCGATATCAAGCCCGAAAACATTCTCCTGGATGTGGATTTCAGCCCCAAAGTGGCTGATTTCGGCATGGCAAAGATAGTGGGCAGAGATTTCAGCCGTGTATTGACAACTGCGAGAGGAACGAGAGGGTATGTGGCTCCAGAGTGGATCTACGGTCTGCCCATAACTCCCAAGGCGGACGTATACAGTTTTGGCATGATGCTGCTCGAAATCATTTCTGGGCGAAGAAATGTCGACTTACATCTGCAAATGAGCATGCAATTCTTTCCCACATGGGCGGCAGCTCAATTGGAGAGTGGAAACATAGTGGGTATTGTGGATGAAAGGATAGCTCATATTGTAGATATTGAAGAGGTAAGGAGAACTTTTGTAGTAGGGCGGCTATGTATTAAAGAAGATGAAAATGACAGGCCAAGCATGTCTCAAGTTCTGCAAATGTTGGAAGGGACGATGAGGTCTGAAATTGTATAA